The proteins below come from a single Prolixibacter sp. NT017 genomic window:
- a CDS encoding dipeptidase — translation MDYINKYIEENKDRFLEELFELISIPSISSIAQHKPDMYKAAEYWKKLMLDAGADKAEVFETDGNPVTYGEKIIDPAKPTVLVYGHMDVMPVDPIEKWNTEPFKAEIKDGKIWARGAEDNKGQSFMHAKAFELMVKNDALPCNVKFMVEGEEEVGSPNLGKFCEENKEMLKADIILVSDTSMIACDIPSITTGLRGLAYWQVEVTGPNRDLHSGLFGGAVANPINILSQMIAGMVDENNRVTIPGFYDDVLEVSDEERAKLAEAPFDEAEYKKSIGVEALDGEKGFTTNERTGIRPSFDLCGIWGGYTGEGAKTVLPSKAFAKISSRLVPNQDHEKMAVVFKEYFESIAPDTVNVEVTPLHGGKAYVCPIDLPAYRAAEKACEDVFGRTPVPVRSGGSIPIISTFEEILGIKSILLGFGLESDAIHSPNENFPLENFYNGIRTIPLFYKHFAEGEK, via the coding sequence ATGGATTACATTAATAAATATATCGAAGAGAACAAGGATCGATTCCTCGAGGAATTGTTCGAACTGATTAGTATTCCGTCTATCAGTTCCATCGCTCAACACAAGCCGGACATGTACAAAGCGGCCGAGTACTGGAAAAAACTGATGCTGGATGCAGGTGCGGACAAAGCGGAAGTTTTCGAAACGGATGGTAACCCGGTTACTTATGGCGAAAAAATTATTGATCCGGCCAAGCCGACGGTGTTGGTTTATGGCCATATGGATGTGATGCCCGTTGACCCGATTGAAAAGTGGAACACAGAGCCTTTTAAAGCCGAGATTAAAGACGGAAAGATATGGGCTCGTGGTGCTGAGGATAACAAAGGTCAGTCTTTCATGCATGCCAAGGCTTTCGAGCTGATGGTGAAAAACGATGCACTTCCCTGTAATGTGAAATTCATGGTTGAGGGAGAAGAGGAAGTGGGTTCACCGAACCTGGGCAAATTTTGTGAAGAGAATAAAGAGATGCTCAAGGCTGATATCATTCTGGTTTCGGATACCAGTATGATTGCCTGCGACATTCCGTCGATTACAACCGGCTTGCGTGGTTTGGCGTACTGGCAGGTCGAAGTGACCGGCCCCAACCGCGATTTGCACTCCGGGCTGTTTGGCGGAGCCGTAGCTAATCCTATTAATATATTGAGTCAGATGATTGCCGGTATGGTCGACGAGAACAATCGCGTGACCATTCCTGGTTTCTATGACGACGTTCTGGAAGTTTCAGACGAAGAGCGGGCCAAATTAGCGGAAGCTCCTTTCGATGAAGCGGAGTATAAAAAGTCGATTGGCGTGGAAGCGCTCGATGGTGAAAAAGGATTTACGACCAATGAGCGGACCGGAATTCGTCCGTCGTTTGATTTGTGTGGAATCTGGGGTGGTTACACCGGTGAAGGAGCAAAAACCGTTTTGCCGTCCAAAGCATTCGCAAAAATCAGTAGTCGCCTGGTTCCAAATCAGGACCACGAAAAAATGGCGGTGGTTTTCAAAGAATATTTCGAATCCATTGCTCCCGATACCGTAAACGTTGAGGTAACTCCGTTGCATGGAGGTAAGGCATACGTTTGCCCGATTGATTTGCCGGCCTATCGTGCAGCCGAAAAAGCCTGCGAAGATGTATTTGGCCGTACTCCGGTTCCGGTACGAAGTGGAGGTAGTATTCCAATTATTTCAACATTCGAGGAAATTCTGGGAATAAAATCGATTCTGTTAGGATTTGGACTGGAGTCGGACGCTATTCATTCACCCAACGAAAACTTCCCGTTGGAGAATTTCTATAATGGAATTCGCACCATTCCGCTTTTCTATAAACACTTTGCTGAAGGTGAAAAGTAA
- a CDS encoding alpha-L-fucosidase, protein MYKIIGLTCLLFISVSCHEKVVPPPEPYGAIPSKRQMKWHQMEMYAFLHFTTNTFTDKEWGYGDEPESVFNPTDFDADQIIGTLREAGFKGAILTAKHHDGFCLWPSAYTEHSVKNSPWKDGKGDVVKEISDACRTYQMKFGVYLSPWDRNYAGYGQPEYITYYRNQLQELLTNYGNIFEVWWDGANGGDGYYGGARETRKIDRSSYYQWDKLIPLVRELQPGACIFSDAGPDIRWVGNENGFAKDSCWETYTPLPAKGETKAVAGTTQWQIGETGTQNGKFWMPAEADVSIRPGWFYHPAENDKVKSLEELVEIYFHSVGNGASLNLNVPPDRTGRINPVDSTRLMEFHAWLKEAFDDNLLRNAKVEASATRGESEFYDVRNTVDDDLDTYWATNDDEKSGTIVFQLPGKETFNCFMAQEYIPLGQRVSEFSVDVWQNGEWKTVTNGSTIGYKKLVRFPMVTAEKVRLTIDNAMACPVISETGLFLLPGVR, encoded by the coding sequence ATGTATAAGATAATTGGATTAACCTGCCTGCTTTTCATATCTGTTAGTTGCCACGAAAAAGTGGTTCCTCCACCCGAACCATATGGGGCAATTCCTTCGAAGCGTCAAATGAAATGGCACCAGATGGAAATGTATGCTTTTCTGCATTTCACAACCAACACGTTTACGGATAAAGAGTGGGGCTACGGCGATGAGCCCGAGTCGGTTTTCAATCCTACCGATTTCGATGCAGACCAGATTATTGGCACGCTCCGGGAGGCGGGCTTCAAAGGAGCGATATTAACAGCCAAGCACCACGATGGATTTTGCCTGTGGCCTTCGGCTTATACCGAACATTCGGTAAAGAACTCACCCTGGAAAGATGGAAAAGGAGACGTTGTAAAGGAAATTTCGGATGCTTGTAGAACGTATCAAATGAAATTTGGAGTGTACTTATCGCCTTGGGACCGGAATTATGCCGGTTACGGTCAGCCGGAATACATTACCTACTACCGGAATCAGTTGCAGGAACTCCTGACCAACTATGGAAATATTTTCGAAGTGTGGTGGGACGGTGCCAATGGTGGAGATGGATATTACGGAGGTGCGCGGGAAACGCGAAAGATCGATCGGTCGTCGTACTACCAATGGGACAAACTAATTCCACTGGTACGCGAACTACAGCCTGGAGCCTGTATCTTCAGTGATGCCGGACCGGATATTCGCTGGGTGGGCAACGAAAATGGTTTCGCGAAGGATTCCTGCTGGGAAACCTATACTCCGCTTCCCGCGAAGGGTGAAACAAAAGCCGTTGCCGGAACAACCCAGTGGCAAATTGGTGAAACCGGAACTCAGAATGGAAAGTTCTGGATGCCGGCTGAGGCCGATGTCTCCATTCGTCCCGGATGGTTTTATCACCCTGCTGAAAACGACAAAGTGAAAAGCTTGGAGGAGTTGGTGGAGATTTATTTCCATTCCGTTGGAAACGGAGCTTCGCTGAATTTGAATGTTCCTCCCGATAGAACAGGCCGTATCAATCCCGTCGATTCGACTCGGTTAATGGAATTTCATGCCTGGTTGAAAGAAGCGTTCGACGACAACCTGCTACGGAATGCGAAGGTAGAAGCTTCCGCCACCCGCGGTGAAAGCGAGTTTTATGATGTCAGGAATACCGTTGATGATGATTTGGATACTTATTGGGCTACCAATGACGATGAGAAAAGTGGAACCATTGTTTTTCAACTTCCCGGCAAGGAGACATTTAATTGCTTCATGGCACAGGAATATATTCCGCTGGGACAACGAGTATCCGAATTCTCGGTAGATGTATGGCAAAACGGAGAATGGAAGACGGTGACAAATGGAAGCACGATTGGTTACAAAAAGCTTGTCCGGTTTCCGATGGTTACGGCTGAAAAGGTTCGGCTTACTATTGATAATGCGATGGCTTGTCCTGTTATTTCCGAAACAGGTTTGTTTTTGCTGCCGGGAGTTCGATAG